A single window of Labeo rohita strain BAU-BD-2019 chromosome 4, IGBB_LRoh.1.0, whole genome shotgun sequence DNA harbors:
- the tmem209 gene encoding transmembrane protein 209 — translation MQRNLWFGRGSSADMTPSKEGMSSLIEKTIKLRREEQARQVVLAWAVLNMSLAGMIYTEMSGKLLSRYYNITYWPIWYIELALASLFSLNALFDFWKYFKYTMAPSTITISPEQHQLLGLKGSGIQASPPQKQEKKEAPVSVQSSPLQGQNVLSFSPARPSSTSPKFSPSCVSGFSPPLSSPSSAGGPFSPSMAFGKVMNYSPSPSSSPYPSNLGPAEGTSLRARYRTSPSVFNSPGGKEDYIDDLKTLEKFLRTEEEKSHRSQLGSPESTSPRHSPSFWNYSRSVGDYAQSLRKFQYQPACRSQAPSAHKDDTELGSKQAAEEVWARITTSRAVTDSIDSWTAKLRNWINDTILVHLVREIDSVNSQLRRMGCPELQIGEASISSLKQAAVVKASAIPTLNAIVQYLDVTPNQEYLVERIKELAHSGCMSSFRWNGGGDLKNRKWDTDLPTDSAILMHVLCTYLDSRLPPHPKYPDGKTFTSQHFIQTPDKPDMSNENLFCIHQSSTNPPHYQLVYQGHIYSLPKGRNNLFHTILMFLYIIKTKESGMLGRVNLGLSGVNVLWIFGD, via the exons ATGCAGAGGAA cttATGGTTTGGTAGAGGATCAAGTGCAGATATGACACCATCAAAAGAAGGCATGTCCTCCCTCATCGAAAAGACCATAAAGCTGAGGAGGGAGGAACAGGCACGGCAGGTTGTCCTGGCATGGGCTGTGCTGAATATGTCTTTGGCTGGGATGATCTATACTGAGAT GTCTGGGAAGCTTCTTAGCAGATACTATAACATAACCTACTGGCCCATCTGGTATATTG AGCTTGCCTTGGCTTCCCTGTTCAGTCTCAATGCGCTTTTTGACTTCTGGAAGTATTTCAAGTACACCATGGCCCCGTCCACGATCACCATCAGTCCAGAGCAACATCAACTTCTTGGACTCAAGGGCTCAG GGATTCAAGCCTCTCCACCTCAGaaacaagaaaagaaagaagctCCAGTCTCAGTCCAGTCGTCGCCCCTGCAGGGACAGAATGTACTCAGTTTTAGCCCTGCACGACCTTCAAGCACCAGCCCCAAGTTTTCCCCCAGCTGTGTGTCTGGGTTCAGTCCACCTCTGAGCAGCCCTTCTTCAGCAGGAGGACCCTTCTCACCCTCCATGGCATTTGGCAAG GTGATGAACTATAGTCCATCTCCAAGCTCTTCTCCATACCCAAGCAACCTCGGACCGGCAGAGGGCACTAGTCTCCGTGCTCGTTACCGCACATCCCCGTCTGTCTTTAATTCGCCCGGAGGTAAGGAGGACTACATTGATGATCTGAAGACTTTGGAGAAGTTTTTACGCACGGAAGAGGAGAAAAGCCACCGCAGTCAATTGG GGAGTCCAGAGTCAACATCTCCAAGACACAGTCCATCATTCTGGAACTACAGTCGTTCAGTAGGAGATTATGCGCAGAGTCTAAGGAAGTTTCAGTATCAGCCGGCCTGCCGTTCACAGGCACCATCTGCCCATAAAGACGACACAGAGCTGGGCTCTAAACAAGCTGCTGAAGAG GTCTGGGCAAGAATCACAACGAGTCGAGCGGTGACGGATAGTATTGACAGCTGGACTGCTAAACTGAGAAAT tgGATAAATGACACCATTCTAGTTCATCTGGTCCGAGAGATAGACTCAGTCAACAGTCAGCTCAGGAGGATGGGCTGCCCTGAGCTCCAGATCGGAG AGGCCAGTATCAGCAGTCTCAAACAAGCTGCTGTGGTCAAAGCTTCTGCAATCCCCACCCTCAATGCTATCGTACAATATCTGGACGTCACACCAAACCAGGAATATCTTGTGGAGAGAATTAAGG AACTAGCCCACAGTGGCTGCATGAGCTCTTTCCGCTGGAATGGAGGAGGAGACCTGAAAAATCGGAAATGGGACACAGACCTTCCGACAGACTCTGCG atcCTGATGCATGTGCTGTGTACATACCTGGACTCACGACTTCCTCCACATCCTAAGTATCCTGATGGAAAAACCTTTACATCCCAGCATTTCATACAGACACCTGACAAACCGG ACATGTCCAATGAGAACCTGTTTTGCATTCATCAAAGTAGCACAAACCCTCCTCATTATCAGCTTGTCTACCAGGGCCACATCTACAGCTTGCCTAAG GGCAGAAATAACTTGTTTCATACCATCCTAATGTTTCTCTACATTATCAAAACCAAGGAGTCTGGCATGCTGGG GAGAGTGAATCTAGGCCTTTCAGGGGTGAATGTACTCTGGATCTTCGGGGACTGA
- the ccnd2b gene encoding G1/S-specific cyclin-D2b has translation MELFCLEKDAIMRAQRDPNIFCDERVLQSLLTVEDRYVPQGPYFKCVQKDIQPFMRRMVATWMLEVCEEEKCEEDVFPLAMNYLDRFLAAVPTRKCYLQLLGAVCLFLASKLKACQPLSARKLCMYTDNSITSQQLLEWELVVLSKLKWNLAAITPLDFIEHILYKLPFSEDRLTLIRKHTQTFIALCATDHSFTMYPPSMIATGCVGAAVSGLQPDQSNQNLWGDNLTELLAKITHTEVDCLKSCQEQIEQLLTNSLKESQQQHQQQQEGRASNKGMQSQNLSCTPTDVRDVNL, from the exons ATGGAACTTTTTTGCTTGGAAAAGGACGCAATCATGCGAGCTCAGAGAGATCCCAACATCTTCTGCGATGAAAGAGTATTACAAAGTCTTTTAACAGTGGAGGATCGATATGTTCCACAGGGACCCTATTTTAAATGTGTCCAGAAGGATATTCAGCCTTTTATGAGGCGGATGGTCGCGACGTGGATGCTGGAG GTTTGTGAAGAGGAGAAATGTGAAGAGGATGTCTTTCCCCTGGCTATGAACTACCTGGACCGATTTTTAGCTGCAGTTCCTACaagaaaatgttatttgcaGCTCTTAGGGGCTGTGTGTCTCTTCCTGGCTTCAAAATTAAAAGCATGCCAACCGCTGTCGGCCAGGAAGCTCTGCATGTACACAGACAACTCCATTACATCTCAACAACTGCTGG AGTGGGAGTTGGTGGTTCTTAGCAAATTGAAATGGAACCTGGCTGCCATTACCCCACTTGACTTTATCGAACACATCCTGTACAAACTGCCCTTCTCCGAAGACAGACTGACGCTGATCCGCAAACACACGCAAACCTTCATCGCCCTCTGTGCAACAG atcACAGCTTCACCATGTACCCTCCCTCCATGATCGCCACAGGATGTGTGGGGGCAGCAGTAAGTGGCCTTCAGCCCGACCAGAGCAACCAAAATCTGTGGGGGGACAATCTGACAGAGCTGTTGGCTAAAATCACCCACACTGAGGTG GACTGTCTGAAATCATGTCAAGAGCAGATCGAGCAGTTGCTGACCAACAGCCTGAAAGAAAGTCAACAACAGCATCAACAGCAACAGGAGGGCAGAGCCAGCAACAAAGGGATGCAATCTCAAAACCTGTCCTGCACCCCGACAGATGTCCGTGATGTCAACTTATGA
- the tigarb gene encoding fructose-2,6-bisphosphatase TIGAR B, whose product MLTFALTIVRHGETQYNRDKLLQGQGIDTPLSDTGHLQAAAAGRYLKDLHFTDVFVSNLQRAVQTAEIILGNNLHSSATEMISDPLLRERGFGVAEGRPKEHLKNMANAAGQACRDYTPPGGETLEQVKTRFKKFLKSLYLRMLEEHGSADQCSASTSGPSELEQPVIAGLANDGAQNVPIHALIVSHGAFIRVSVRHLVEDLQCCLPAGLKMNQVFSPCPNTGISRFIITLCREESGPRASSIQCVFINRKDHLDDVKNSD is encoded by the exons ATGCTAACATTTGCACTGACTATCGTTCGGCA TGGGGAAACACAATACAACAGAGATAAACTGCTTCAAG GTCAGGGCATTGACACCCCGCTGTCAGACACGGGACATCTGCAGGCAGCGGCAGCTGGCCGGTACCTGAAAGATCTGCACTTCACCGATGTCTTCGTCAGTAACCTGCAAAGAGCCGTCCAG ACAGCTGAAATCATTTTAGGAAACAACCTTCATTCTTCTGCGACCGAGATGATATCGGATCCATTACTCAGAGAGAGG GGTTTTGGGGTGGCAGAGGGAAGACCAAAGGAACATCTGAAGAACATGGCGAATGCAGCGGGTCAGGCGTGCCGAGATTATACACCACCCGGCGGAGAGACACTGGAACAG GTAAAGACACGCTTTAAGAAGTTCCTCAAATCCTTGTATCTGCGCATGTTAGAGGAGCACGGCTCAGCCGACCAGTGTTCTGCGTCCACCTCTGGACCATCAGAACTAGAACAGCCTGTGATTGCTGGACTAGCTAACGATGGAGCCCAGAATGTACCCATCCACGCTCTGATCGTCAGTCACGGGGCATTTATCCGTGTGTCCGTTCGCCACCTAGTGGAGGACCTGCAGTGCTGTTTACCTGCAGGCCTAAAGATGAACCAGGTTTTTTCCCCATGTCCAAACACAGGCATTAGCAGGTTCATCATCACCCTCTGCAGAGAGGAGAGCGGCCCGCGGGCCTCCAGCATCCAATGTGTCTTTATCAACCGGAAAGACCACCTGGATGATGTCAAAAACTCTGATTGA